A genomic stretch from Georgenia muralis includes:
- a CDS encoding YceI family protein, with the protein MSTVPSGTYTIDQSHSDVAFTVRHAGISKVRGKFERFEGQVVVAEPFTASTVTVTIDAASINTGDANRDGHLRSADFWDAESKPTWTFVSTAVEGSGEDFVVKGDLTINGVTKPVELATEFNGSVVDAFGTPRIGFSAETEISRKDFGLTWNAAMETGGFLVGDKVKISLEVAAVPAQVDANA; encoded by the coding sequence ATGAGCACGGTTCCCAGCGGCACCTACACCATCGACCAGTCCCACAGCGACGTCGCCTTCACCGTCCGGCACGCCGGCATCTCCAAGGTGCGCGGCAAGTTCGAGCGCTTCGAGGGCCAGGTCGTCGTGGCGGAGCCCTTCACCGCCTCCACCGTGACCGTCACCATCGACGCCGCCTCCATCAACACCGGCGACGCCAACCGCGACGGCCACCTCCGCTCCGCCGACTTCTGGGACGCCGAGAGCAAGCCCACCTGGACCTTCGTCTCCACCGCGGTCGAGGGCTCGGGCGAGGACTTCGTCGTCAAGGGCGACCTCACCATCAACGGGGTGACCAAGCCCGTCGAGCTCGCCACCGAGTTCAACGGCTCCGTCGTGGACGCCTTCGGCACCCCGCGCATCGGCTTCTCCGCCGAGACCGAGATCTCTCGCAAGGACTTCGGCCTCACCTGGAACGCGGCCATGGAGACCGGCGGCTTCCTCGTCGGCGACAAGGTCAAGATCAGCCTCGAGGTCGCGGCCGTGCCCGCGCAGGTCGACGCCAACGCCTGA
- a CDS encoding glutaredoxin family protein, which yields MDDVRDPRPRVVLYGRVGCHLCHDARSALEQVAAQSGERFAEVDIDTDPALRERYSDLVPVVTVDGTEQGHWHIDPARVLAALNR from the coding sequence ATGGACGACGTCAGGGATCCGCGACCGCGTGTGGTGCTCTACGGGCGGGTGGGCTGCCACCTGTGCCACGACGCCCGCTCGGCGCTCGAGCAGGTCGCCGCGCAGAGCGGCGAGCGTTTTGCCGAGGTGGACATCGACACCGACCCCGCGTTGCGCGAGCGCTACAGCGACCTCGTCCCGGTCGTCACCGTCGACGGGACCGAGCAGGGGCACTGGCACATCGACCCGGCCCGGGTCCTGGCGGCGCTGAACCGCTGA
- a CDS encoding helix-turn-helix domain-containing protein gives MGEQMGAPRFLTVAEVAELMRVSKMTVYRMVHAGELPAVRMGRSFRVPQAAVENIIAEGLGDWGQESAQSR, from the coding sequence ATGGGCGAGCAGATGGGGGCACCGCGGTTCCTCACCGTCGCCGAGGTGGCCGAGCTCATGCGCGTGTCGAAGATGACGGTGTACCGCATGGTCCACGCGGGCGAGCTGCCGGCCGTGCGGATGGGCCGTTCCTTCCGCGTCCCGCAGGCGGCGGTCGAGAACATCATCGCCGAGGGTCTGGGCGACTGGGGCCAGGAGAGCGCCCAGAGCCGTTGA
- a CDS encoding acetoin utilization protein AcuC, with amino-acid sequence MPTDALLVWSEDLVSYDFGVGHPMTPVRLRLTHDLLADLGVLTWPGLRVLPAPVADDEDLLLVHTEDYVADVRAAEADGLPRPERGIGDGDTPVFGHLHSASARIVGSTVTAAREVWEGRAARAVSIAGGMHHAMPGRASGFCVYNDVAVAIAWLLDHGARKVAYVDLDAHHGDGVERTFWDDPRVLTISVHQHPGSLFPGTGYAQDTGSPQARGTAVNVALPEGTAGPAWLRAVEAVAEPLVREFEPDVLVSQHGCDCHGSDPLAGLDVSVDAQRAAALLLADLAERHAGGRWVATGGGGYEVVGVVPRAWSHLVAVVAGQPLDPGTPVPASWRARVEDLTGEGSPAMMSDGDEVRLRPFAEGFNPDDPVDRAIMATRQAVFPWHGLDPITS; translated from the coding sequence ATGCCCACCGACGCGCTGCTGGTCTGGTCCGAAGACCTCGTCAGCTACGACTTCGGCGTCGGTCATCCCATGACCCCCGTGCGCCTGCGGCTGACGCACGACCTCCTCGCCGACCTGGGCGTCCTCACGTGGCCCGGGCTCCGGGTCCTCCCCGCACCCGTGGCCGACGACGAGGACCTGTTGCTCGTCCACACCGAGGACTACGTCGCCGACGTCCGCGCCGCGGAGGCCGACGGCCTGCCGCGGCCCGAGCGGGGCATCGGCGACGGCGACACGCCGGTCTTCGGGCACCTCCACTCCGCCTCGGCCCGGATTGTGGGCTCGACCGTGACCGCCGCGCGCGAGGTGTGGGAGGGCAGGGCGGCCCGGGCGGTGAGCATCGCCGGAGGTATGCACCACGCGATGCCCGGGCGCGCCTCCGGCTTCTGCGTCTACAACGACGTGGCGGTGGCGATCGCGTGGCTGCTCGACCACGGCGCGCGGAAGGTCGCCTATGTCGACCTCGACGCGCACCACGGCGACGGCGTCGAGCGGACGTTCTGGGACGACCCGCGGGTCCTGACGATCTCGGTCCACCAGCACCCCGGCTCGCTCTTCCCCGGCACCGGGTACGCGCAGGACACCGGCTCACCCCAGGCGCGGGGCACCGCCGTCAACGTCGCGCTGCCGGAGGGGACCGCCGGACCGGCCTGGCTGCGCGCCGTCGAGGCGGTCGCCGAGCCGCTGGTGCGCGAGTTCGAGCCCGACGTCCTGGTGAGCCAGCACGGGTGCGACTGCCACGGGTCGGACCCGCTCGCCGGACTCGACGTCTCCGTCGACGCCCAGCGGGCGGCGGCCCTCCTCCTCGCCGACCTCGCCGAGCGCCACGCCGGCGGGCGGTGGGTCGCCACCGGGGGCGGCGGGTACGAGGTGGTCGGGGTGGTGCCCCGGGCGTGGAGCCACCTCGTCGCCGTCGTGGCCGGTCAGCCGCTGGACCCGGGCACTCCTGTCCCGGCGTCGTGGCGAGCACGGGTGGAGGACCTCACCGGCGAGGGCTCCCCGGCGATGATGTCCGACGGCGACGAGGTCAGGCTCCGCCCGTTCGCCGAGGGGTTCAACCCCGACGACCCCGTCGACCGGGCGATCATGGCCACCCGGCAGGCCGTCTTCCCCTGGCACGGGCTCGACCCGATCACCTCCTGA
- a CDS encoding HAD family hydrolase, whose product MSQPPHTGAAAFFDVDNTVIRGASAYHLARELHRRGFFGVRDILFFARQSVAFMVRGESLTRIARIKARALRIMRGHSVAEIISIGEEVYDEVLDSRVFPATRALIDGHLGAGHEVWLITATPTEISDLIARRLGATGALGTRAASKDGFYTGELDGTMLHGTGKEVAVRALVAERGLDLARCYAYGDSINDAALLSAVGHPVAINPEPRLRLRAAEEGWPVRDFARRRRSMKQDLRTGARSASWAGTVWAVTAVVRAGLRRVRG is encoded by the coding sequence GTGTCCCAGCCCCCTCACACCGGCGCGGCGGCGTTCTTCGACGTCGACAACACCGTCATCCGCGGGGCCAGCGCCTACCACCTCGCCCGCGAGCTCCACCGGCGCGGCTTCTTCGGTGTGCGCGACATCTTGTTCTTCGCCCGGCAGTCCGTCGCCTTCATGGTGCGCGGCGAGAGCCTCACCCGGATCGCCCGGATCAAGGCCCGCGCGCTGCGGATCATGCGCGGGCACTCCGTCGCCGAGATCATCTCGATCGGCGAGGAGGTCTACGACGAGGTGCTCGACTCCCGGGTCTTCCCGGCGACCAGGGCGCTCATCGACGGCCACCTCGGTGCCGGTCACGAGGTCTGGCTCATCACCGCCACCCCGACGGAGATCTCCGACCTCATCGCCCGGCGGCTCGGCGCCACCGGCGCGCTGGGCACCCGCGCGGCCAGCAAGGATGGCTTCTACACCGGCGAGCTCGACGGCACGATGCTCCACGGCACCGGCAAGGAGGTGGCCGTGCGGGCCCTGGTCGCCGAGCGGGGCCTGGACCTCGCGCGCTGCTACGCCTACGGGGACTCCATCAACGACGCCGCGCTGCTCTCGGCGGTCGGGCACCCGGTGGCGATCAACCCCGAGCCACGGCTGCGGCTGCGCGCCGCCGAGGAGGGCTGGCCGGTGCGCGACTTCGCCCGACGTCGGCGGTCGATGAAGCAGGACCTCCGCACCGGCGCCAGGTCGGCGAGCTGGGCGGGGACGGTCTGGGCGGTCACCGCCGTCGTCCGGGCCGGCCTGCGGCGCGTGCGGGGCTGA
- a CDS encoding potassium channel family protein yields the protein MAKEQSRDSGVLVIGLGRFGAALAATLDRLGREVLAVEKDAALVQQWSSRLPLVEADASNPEALQQLGAEEFPVAVVGVGTSLEASVLITANLVDLKMPQIWAKAVSAEHGRILRRIGAHHVVYPEYDAGQRVAHMVSGRMLDYIEMEDGFTIVKMRPPRETHGFTLSESRIREKYGVTVIGVKPPGEPFEYATPATRIGGDDLLIVSGDTNLLETFAHRP from the coding sequence ATGGCCAAGGAGCAGTCCCGGGACTCCGGCGTGCTCGTCATCGGGCTCGGCCGGTTCGGTGCCGCGCTCGCCGCTACGCTCGACCGGCTCGGCCGCGAGGTCCTCGCCGTCGAGAAGGACGCCGCCCTCGTCCAGCAGTGGTCCAGCCGCCTGCCCCTGGTCGAGGCCGACGCCTCCAACCCCGAGGCCCTGCAGCAGCTCGGGGCTGAGGAGTTCCCGGTCGCCGTCGTGGGCGTGGGCACCTCGCTCGAGGCCTCGGTGCTCATCACCGCCAACCTCGTGGACCTCAAGATGCCGCAGATCTGGGCCAAGGCGGTCAGCGCCGAGCACGGCCGGATCCTGCGGCGCATCGGCGCGCACCACGTGGTCTACCCCGAGTACGACGCCGGCCAGCGTGTGGCGCACATGGTCTCCGGGCGGATGCTGGACTACATCGAGATGGAGGACGGGTTCACCATCGTCAAGATGCGCCCGCCCCGGGAGACCCACGGGTTCACCCTCTCCGAGTCGCGCATCCGGGAGAAGTACGGCGTGACGGTCATCGGCGTCAAGCCCCCCGGCGAGCCGTTCGAGTACGCCACACCGGCCACCCGGATCGGCGGGGACGACCTGCTCATCGTCAGCGGCGACACGAACCTCCTGGAGACGTTCGCGCACCGGCCCTGA
- a CDS encoding aldose-1-epimerase — MSDLPNPGGTAVRLSAGRYEAVVHTVGAALARLTLDGTDLVLPVADDELAPSYAGKTLVPWPNRIVGGTYSFAGQDHEVPVNEHATGCALHGLMCFTDYAVVSSSRAEVALAADVLPRYGYPFHLRSEVTYRLSDGGLEVTIAATNVGGAAAPYGASSHPYLTCGLEPVDGCTLDVPAARVLTVDERLHPVALAAVEDEDLDYRGGRVLGAAQVDHAYTGVPPGQWEVSLTSPDGTVVSRLRADAPWLQVYSGDLVGRVAVAVEPMTCPPDAFSSGTDVVVLEPGASHRLTFTIDGEVSPR, encoded by the coding sequence ATGAGCGACCTCCCGAACCCCGGCGGCACCGCCGTGCGCCTGTCCGCCGGCCGCTACGAGGCCGTTGTCCACACCGTCGGCGCGGCGCTGGCGCGGCTGACCCTGGATGGCACCGACCTCGTGCTGCCCGTGGCGGACGACGAGCTCGCGCCCTCCTACGCCGGGAAGACGCTCGTCCCGTGGCCCAACCGGATCGTCGGCGGCACCTACTCCTTCGCCGGCCAGGACCACGAGGTCCCCGTCAACGAGCACGCCACCGGCTGCGCCCTGCACGGCCTCATGTGCTTCACCGACTACGCCGTGGTCTCGTCCTCCCGAGCCGAGGTGGCGCTTGCCGCCGACGTCCTCCCGCGCTACGGCTACCCGTTCCACCTGCGCTCGGAGGTCACCTACCGGCTGAGTGACGGCGGCCTCGAGGTGACCATCGCCGCGACGAACGTCGGCGGCGCGGCGGCCCCGTACGGCGCCTCGTCCCACCCCTACCTCACGTGCGGTCTGGAGCCGGTGGACGGCTGCACGCTCGACGTGCCCGCGGCCCGGGTCCTCACGGTCGACGAACGGCTGCACCCGGTGGCGCTCGCCGCCGTCGAGGACGAGGACCTCGACTACCGCGGCGGCCGCGTGCTCGGTGCCGCGCAGGTCGACCACGCCTACACCGGCGTCCCCCCAGGGCAGTGGGAGGTCAGCCTCACCAGCCCCGACGGCACGGTCGTGAGCCGGCTGCGCGCCGACGCGCCCTGGCTGCAGGTCTACTCCGGTGACCTCGTGGGCCGGGTGGCAGTCGCCGTCGAGCCGATGACGTGCCCGCCGGACGCGTTCAGCTCGGGGACCGACGTCGTCGTCCTCGAGCCCGGCGCGAGCCACCGGCTCACGTTCACCATCGACGGCGAGGTCAGCCCGCGCTGA
- a CDS encoding TrkH family potassium uptake protein, which translates to MRRAGSVRDSAIPGFLATGRDWVDHIARSSPARLALLVFASIIAIETALLSLPIATASGDRAPFADALFNATSAVCVTGLVTVDTATYWSGFGQAVLLVGIKIGGLGVMTLASILGLAVSRRIGLTQRMLAASETKTARLGEVGSLVRAVIVASLVVEAILTIILVPRFLTLGESVPAALWHGLFMALSIFNNAGFVVLEGGLAPFVGDWWIGLPIVVGTFVGAVGFPVILNVWRARRTPRRWSLHTKLTLVTYAALFVGGVLAIAVFEWTNDRTFGPLSLSEKILASLVHGITPRSSGLSTVDVGEMREATWFLLDALMFVGGGSASTAGGIKVSTFAVLVLAIVAEARGDRDIEAFGRRVGSSTVRLAVSVAFIGASLVGISTLALLMLTNMRLDVILFEVISAFATVGLSTGLTPNLPDSGKYLLSALMFAGRTGTMTVAAALALRERRRVIRMPNERPIIG; encoded by the coding sequence GTGCGCAGGGCGGGTTCGGTGCGCGATTCGGCGATCCCCGGGTTCCTCGCGACCGGCCGGGACTGGGTCGACCACATCGCCCGCAGCTCCCCCGCCAGGCTGGCCCTGCTCGTCTTCGCGTCGATCATCGCCATCGAGACCGCGCTGCTCTCGCTGCCGATCGCCACGGCGTCGGGCGATCGCGCGCCCTTCGCCGACGCGCTGTTCAACGCCACCTCCGCGGTGTGCGTCACCGGTCTGGTCACGGTGGACACCGCGACGTACTGGTCCGGCTTCGGCCAGGCCGTGCTGCTGGTGGGCATCAAGATCGGTGGCCTCGGCGTGATGACCCTGGCCTCGATCCTCGGCCTGGCGGTCTCGCGGCGGATCGGCCTGACCCAGCGGATGCTCGCGGCGTCGGAGACCAAGACCGCCCGGCTCGGTGAGGTCGGCTCCCTCGTCCGGGCCGTCATCGTCGCCTCGCTCGTCGTCGAGGCCATCCTCACGATCATCCTGGTGCCCCGGTTCCTCACCCTCGGCGAGTCCGTCCCGGCGGCCCTGTGGCACGGGCTCTTCATGGCCCTGAGCATCTTCAACAACGCCGGCTTCGTCGTCCTCGAGGGCGGGCTCGCGCCCTTCGTCGGCGACTGGTGGATCGGCCTGCCCATCGTCGTCGGCACGTTCGTCGGCGCCGTCGGCTTCCCCGTGATCCTCAACGTCTGGCGGGCCCGGCGCACGCCACGGCGGTGGAGCCTGCACACCAAGCTCACCCTCGTCACCTACGCGGCCCTGTTCGTCGGTGGCGTCCTGGCGATCGCGGTGTTCGAGTGGACCAACGACAGGACCTTCGGGCCGCTCTCCCTCAGCGAGAAGATCCTCGCCAGCCTCGTCCACGGGATCACCCCCCGCTCCTCGGGGCTCTCCACGGTCGACGTCGGGGAGATGCGCGAGGCGACATGGTTCCTGCTCGACGCCTTGATGTTCGTCGGGGGCGGCTCGGCGTCGACAGCCGGTGGCATCAAGGTCTCCACGTTCGCGGTGCTGGTCCTCGCGATCGTGGCCGAGGCCCGCGGCGACCGTGACATCGAGGCCTTCGGGCGCCGGGTGGGCTCGTCCACCGTCCGGCTGGCAGTGTCGGTGGCGTTCATCGGCGCGAGCCTGGTCGGGATCTCCACGCTCGCCCTGCTCATGCTGACGAACATGCGCCTGGACGTCATCCTCTTCGAGGTGATCTCCGCCTTCGCGACCGTGGGGCTGAGCACCGGCCTCACCCCGAACCTGCCCGACAGCGGCAAGTACCTGCTCTCCGCGCTGATGTTCGCCGGCCGAACCGGCACCATGACCGTGGCGGCGGCCCTCGCCCTGCGGGAGCGGCGCCGCGTCATCCGCATGCCCAACGAGCGGCCGATCATCGGCTGA
- a CDS encoding MarR family winged helix-turn-helix transcriptional regulator has product MPALTEPRWLDADQQRSWRALLRGSAKLFEDLNHDLERDSGLSLNEYEVLVRLSEADGRTMRMSALAADLVHSRSRLTHTIRRMESDGLVERSTCAMDRRGVNCTMTLAGFARLEAAAPHHVESVRERLVDRITPAQMRELGVIMAVLAEDAGSGESAPDGRDADARSERIAS; this is encoded by the coding sequence ATGCCAGCCCTGACCGAGCCCCGCTGGCTCGACGCCGACCAGCAGCGCAGCTGGCGTGCCCTGCTCCGCGGCTCCGCGAAGCTCTTCGAGGACCTCAACCACGACCTCGAGCGCGACTCCGGGCTGTCGCTCAACGAGTACGAGGTGCTGGTGCGCCTGTCCGAGGCCGACGGTCGGACCATGCGGATGTCGGCCCTGGCGGCGGACCTGGTGCACTCGCGCTCGCGGCTCACCCACACCATCCGGCGCATGGAGTCGGACGGGCTGGTCGAGCGCAGCACGTGCGCCATGGACCGCCGGGGCGTGAACTGCACGATGACCCTGGCCGGCTTCGCGCGCCTCGAGGCGGCCGCTCCCCACCACGTCGAGTCCGTGCGTGAGCGGCTGGTCGACCGGATCACCCCGGCCCAGATGCGTGAGCTGGGCGTGATCATGGCCGTGCTCGCCGAGGACGCCGGCTCGGGCGAGAGTGCGCCGGACGGCCGTGACGCCGACGCGCGGTCCGAGCGCATCGCCTCCTGA
- a CDS encoding cytochrome c biogenesis CcdA family protein — protein sequence MWEQIAELFQRTVVDGSMLAALPVAVLAGLVSFASPCVLPLLPGYVGYLGGMAGASTPGARAGRGNGRLLAGVLLFVAGFTAVFVLLSLVFSVVGLALAARMDTILQVMGVVVIVMGLAFMGHLPMLQNERRPHVAPRAGLLGAPVLGAVFGLGWAPCIGPTLAAVLTLSLGGADPARGVALAVAYCLGLGIPFVALAMAFSRSARLLGFLRRHRRTIQRLGGGLLVLLGIALVTGLWGELTAYLQGLVADFETVV from the coding sequence GTGTGGGAGCAGATCGCTGAGCTCTTCCAGCGGACGGTCGTGGACGGGTCGATGCTGGCGGCCCTGCCCGTCGCCGTGCTCGCCGGCCTGGTCTCCTTCGCGTCCCCGTGCGTGCTGCCGCTGCTGCCGGGCTACGTCGGCTACCTCGGCGGCATGGCCGGGGCGTCGACGCCCGGTGCCCGGGCGGGGCGCGGCAACGGCCGGCTGCTCGCCGGCGTCCTGCTCTTCGTCGCAGGCTTCACCGCCGTGTTCGTCCTGCTCTCCCTCGTCTTCTCCGTGGTGGGACTGGCGCTCGCGGCGCGGATGGACACGATCCTGCAGGTCATGGGCGTCGTCGTCATCGTCATGGGGCTGGCCTTCATGGGCCACCTCCCGATGCTGCAGAACGAGCGCCGCCCCCACGTCGCGCCTCGGGCGGGCCTGCTGGGCGCCCCCGTCCTCGGCGCCGTCTTCGGGCTGGGCTGGGCCCCGTGCATCGGCCCGACGCTCGCGGCCGTCCTGACCCTGTCCCTCGGTGGCGCGGACCCCGCGCGCGGCGTGGCGCTCGCCGTCGCGTACTGCCTGGGCCTGGGCATCCCCTTCGTCGCCCTCGCCATGGCCTTCTCACGCTCGGCGCGGCTCCTGGGCTTCCTCCGGCGTCACCGTCGAACCATCCAGCGCCTGGGCGGCGGCCTCCTGGTCCTGCTCGGCATCGCCCTGGTCACCGGCCTGTGGGGCGAGCTCACGGCCTACCTCCAGGGGCTGGTCGCCGACTTCGAGACGGTGGTGTGA
- a CDS encoding 30S ribosomal protein bS22, whose protein sequence is MGSVIKKRRKRMSKKKHRKLLRKTRHQRRNKK, encoded by the coding sequence ATGGGTTCTGTCATCAAGAAGCGCCGCAAGCGCATGTCGAAGAAGAAGCACCGCAAGCTGCTTCGCAAGACCCGTCACCAGCGTCGCAACAAGAAGTGA
- a CDS encoding histidine phosphatase family protein → MQRTTVHLMRHGEVHNPHGILYGRQPGYRLSDRGQEMVRRVADVLHEGGADVRTVVASPLQRAQESARPTADAYGLDLGTDDRLIEAGNHFEGLAVNRNRAMLAHPRHWRYYVNPMRPSWGEPYTEIITRMSAAVSAALTTAAGGEAVLVSHQLPIWTMRRFVERLPLVHDPRRRQCALASLTSLDFDGRRLVGVRYSEPAGELLVGATDMVPGTSAAAENEGDE, encoded by the coding sequence ATGCAGCGAACGACCGTCCACCTCATGCGCCACGGCGAGGTGCACAACCCGCACGGGATCCTCTACGGGCGCCAGCCGGGCTACCGGCTCTCCGACCGCGGCCAGGAGATGGTGCGGCGGGTCGCCGACGTCCTGCACGAGGGGGGCGCCGACGTGCGGACCGTCGTCGCCTCGCCGCTCCAGCGGGCCCAGGAGAGCGCCCGCCCGACCGCCGATGCCTACGGCCTCGACCTGGGCACCGACGACCGGCTCATCGAGGCCGGGAACCACTTCGAGGGCCTCGCGGTCAACCGCAACCGCGCGATGCTCGCCCACCCGCGCCACTGGCGCTACTACGTCAACCCGATGCGCCCGAGCTGGGGCGAGCCGTACACCGAGATCATCACGCGCATGAGCGCGGCGGTCTCGGCCGCGCTGACGACCGCGGCCGGCGGCGAGGCCGTCCTGGTCAGCCACCAGCTGCCCATCTGGACCATGCGCCGGTTCGTCGAGCGACTTCCCCTCGTGCACGACCCGCGGCGTCGCCAGTGCGCCCTCGCCTCCCTGACCTCCCTGGACTTCGACGGGCGCCGGCTGGTCGGCGTGCGTTACAGCGAGCCCGCCGGTGAGCTCCTCGTCGGAGCCACCGACATGGTCCCGGGCACCTCGGCCGCCGCGGAGAACGAGGGCGACGAGTGA
- a CDS encoding PTS sugar transporter subunit IIA, which translates to MELLTTSRLILQARPAPWSDLVRQSAALLERDGIVSADYVEAIFASFERNGNYMVIAPRVLLAHARPEEGALGTGLSLITTSEDVALGDGAGVPVRLFFTLAAADSSGHLDLLTRLAEVLVDEASFQELVTTNDSGRVLQMVNPS; encoded by the coding sequence ATGGAGCTGCTGACGACATCACGGCTGATCCTTCAAGCACGGCCCGCACCCTGGAGCGACCTGGTTCGTCAGAGTGCCGCCCTCCTCGAGCGTGACGGGATCGTCTCTGCCGACTACGTCGAGGCGATCTTCGCGAGCTTCGAGCGCAACGGGAACTACATGGTCATCGCCCCGAGAGTCCTCCTTGCGCACGCACGCCCCGAGGAAGGCGCGCTCGGCACCGGCCTCAGTCTGATCACGACGAGCGAGGACGTCGCCCTCGGAGATGGCGCCGGCGTCCCCGTGAGGCTCTTCTTCACCCTGGCCGCCGCAGACTCCTCCGGGCACCTTGACCTTCTGACGCGCCTCGCGGAGGTGCTCGTGGACGAGGCTTCCTTCCAGGAGCTCGTGACCACGAACGACAGTGGCCGGGTCCTGCAGATGGTGAACCCGAGCTGA
- a CDS encoding TlpA family protein disulfide reductase — translation MTARALTRRALLGVLAAGLLAACAPGGSTGAPGGATDAGYVAGDGSFATWTPDERGDAVEHTGTSYSGEEVDLATWRGDVVVMNFWYAACPPCRKEAPDLVALHEDYAGEGVRLLGVNPRDDAGTAQAFERTFAIPYPSLHDEGARAVAAFEGVVPLQAMPTTVVLDRDGRVAARILGQVDPAVLRGLVDDVLAEVA, via the coding sequence GTGACGGCGCGCGCCCTGACCCGACGCGCCCTCCTCGGCGTGCTCGCCGCCGGGCTGCTCGCGGCGTGCGCGCCGGGCGGCTCGACGGGGGCTCCCGGCGGCGCGACCGACGCCGGCTACGTCGCGGGCGACGGGTCGTTCGCCACCTGGACGCCGGACGAGCGCGGCGACGCGGTCGAGCACACGGGGACCAGCTACTCCGGCGAGGAGGTCGACCTGGCCACCTGGCGAGGCGACGTCGTCGTCATGAACTTCTGGTACGCCGCCTGCCCGCCCTGCCGGAAGGAGGCGCCGGACCTCGTGGCGCTGCACGAGGACTACGCGGGCGAGGGGGTGCGGCTGCTCGGGGTCAACCCCCGCGACGATGCCGGCACCGCGCAGGCGTTCGAGCGCACCTTCGCCATCCCCTACCCCTCCCTCCACGACGAGGGCGCCCGCGCCGTCGCCGCCTTCGAGGGCGTGGTGCCGCTGCAGGCGATGCCCACCACGGTCGTCCTCGACCGCGACGGGCGGGTCGCCGCGCGCATCCTCGGCCAGGTCGACCCCGCGGTCCTGCGCGGGCTGGTCGACGACGTCCTCGCCGAGGTCGCCTGA
- a CDS encoding nucleoside/nucleotide kinase family protein — translation MKIAVNGLEQEIFYDRHGIEDLLAPLLREWIAQTRGAGRHYAFLAAPPGTGKSTTAMLLERAVGGELQCLGIDGFHYPQEVLRARSIRTDDGREVPLASIKGAPETFDVAGLERLLTRSYTEDVRWPSYDRRLHDVVEGSDLVTAHHVLLEGNWLLLDEEPWSGLRRHAERTIFIEAPSDLLQERLVSRKVAGGLSRADAEAFYRRSDGPNVERTLSGSDLDSVDLLLTMDVNGSLHERKTS, via the coding sequence ATGAAGATCGCCGTGAACGGGCTCGAGCAGGAGATCTTCTACGACCGGCACGGTATCGAGGACCTGCTCGCTCCGCTGCTGCGGGAGTGGATTGCGCAGACCCGCGGCGCCGGTCGTCACTACGCCTTCCTGGCCGCACCTCCGGGCACGGGGAAATCAACGACCGCCATGCTGCTCGAGCGGGCCGTCGGCGGTGAGCTGCAGTGCCTGGGGATCGACGGGTTCCACTACCCCCAGGAGGTTCTCCGAGCGAGGAGCATCCGCACGGACGACGGGCGGGAGGTTCCGCTCGCGTCGATCAAGGGAGCCCCGGAGACCTTCGACGTGGCGGGCCTGGAGCGTCTGCTGACCCGTTCCTACACCGAGGACGTGCGCTGGCCGTCCTACGACCGGCGGCTCCACGACGTGGTGGAGGGCAGTGACCTCGTCACGGCGCACCACGTCCTACTGGAGGGCAACTGGCTGCTTCTGGACGAGGAGCCCTGGAGCGGTCTGCGTCGGCATGCCGAGCGGACGATCTTCATCGAGGCCCCGAGCGACTTGTTGCAGGAGCGCCTGGTGAGCCGAAAGGTGGCCGGCGGGCTGAGCCGCGCGGACGCGGAGGCCTTCTACCGGCGCAGCGACGGGCCGAACGTCGAGCGAACACTGTCCGGGTCGGATCTCGATTCGGTCGATCTTCTGTTGACGATGGACGTCAACGGGTCACTTCACGAAAGGAAGACATCATGA